A genome region from Caretta caretta isolate rCarCar2 chromosome 22, rCarCar1.hap1, whole genome shotgun sequence includes the following:
- the IL18 gene encoding LOW QUALITY PROTEIN: interleukin-18 (The sequence of the model RefSeq protein was modified relative to this genomic sequence to represent the inferred CDS: inserted 1 base in 1 codon; deleted 4 bases in 2 codons; substituted 2 bases at 2 genomic stop codons): MKGGCISTTGEVVPGSGLQSALGSFXARELQLPSSINGAGEQRADLASSIAAAKXPKGKSGALQGAGLSSKGARWXAPGARRGGSPAGDPLPRAGSVRCALPASSRAALPSPASGCAAHCAPDSAAGGRVKMSCEEIRVFAVKFGQDFDLYFADDEGLECDNWKKEHSLQHQIFRNTSNQVLVVQPGPENTVTNVFESMADQEMIPGCGVHFTIHYYKDYTLEEGLPVAFSVLVENKTYCMYCTHESGEKTIRFREEEVPVEIHEQSSDIIFIQKSVSPIHTKAFKFESSLMRGYFLAFQKEEDLSKLILKQCENEDQVDESIYMTVSQIN, from the exons atgaa aggaggctgcatttcaaCCACAGGTGAAGTGGTTCCTGGGTCTGGCTTGCAAAGCGCTTTGGGGTCCT TGGCCAGAGAACTGCAGCTCCCTAGCAGTATAAACGGGGCAGGAGAGCAAAGGGCGGACCTGGCTTCGAGCATCGCTGCAGCTAAATAACCCAAGGGCAAGTCAGGGGCTCTGCAGGGCGCGGGGCTGAGCTCGAAGGGCGCTCGCTGGTGAGCTCCCGGGGCTCGGCGGGGCGGGAGCCCGGCGGGGGACCCCCTCCCCCGC GCAGGCAGCGTGCGCTGCGCTCTCCCCGCCTCCAGCCGGGCTGCGCTC CCCTCCCCGGCTTCTGGCTGCGCTGCGCATTGCGCTCCGGACTCGGCTGCAGGAGGCAG AGTGAAGATGAGCTGTGAAGAGATCCGTGTGTTTGCAGTGAAATTTGGGCAAGACTTTGACCTCTATTTTGCAG ATGATGAAG GTCTGGAATGCGACAACTGGAAGAAGGAACACTCCCTACAGCACCAGATCTTTCGAAACACATCTAATCAGGTACTCGTGGTACAGCCAGGACCAGAGAATACTGTCACGAATGTATTTGAGTCTATGGCAGATCAAGAGATGATACCTG GATGCGGAGTGCATTTCACCATCCATTATTACAAAGACTACACGTTGGAGGAAGGGTTGCCTGTGGCATTCAGCGTCCTGGTAGAAAACAAGACTTACTGTATGTACTGCACACATGAAAGTGGGGAAAAGACTATTCGATTTAGG GAAGAAGAAGTTCCGGTAGAAATTCATGAACAAAGCAGTGACATCATCTTCATCCAAAAGTCAGTTTCACCAATACACACAAAAGCATTCAAATTTGAATCTTCACTAATGCGAGGCTACTTCTTGGCCTTTCAGAAAGAAGAGGACTTAAGCAAACTGATTTTAAAGCAATGTGAAAATGAAGACCAAGTGGATGAATCCATATATATGACTGTCTCCCAAATAAACTGA